Proteins co-encoded in one Medicago truncatula cultivar Jemalong A17 chromosome 8, MtrunA17r5.0-ANR, whole genome shotgun sequence genomic window:
- the LOC11410133 gene encoding protein XAP5 CIRCADIAN TIMEKEEPER: MSGMGDGYVGTAQDAVRIRRLEKQREAERRKIQELKSKSATSNGQPGLLQFGSSTSEILETAFKKETVGLVTREEYVEKRVNIQSKIEEEEKEKLQKQIQEEEELQLQKRKKRKIKGNSRLSFSEDIDNDAQEEEEPHQSNNIETNGGVRCGKLGKDPTVETSFLPDSEREAEEQAERERLRKQWLREQDQIRNEPLQITYSYWDGTGHRRVIQVRKGDTIGEFLRAIQQQLAPEFREIRTTSVENLLYVKEDLIIPHQHSFYDLIVNKARGKSGPLFHFDVHEDVRTIADATIEKDESHAGKVVERHWYEKNKHIFPASRWEIYDPTKKWERYTIHGD; encoded by the exons ATGTCGGGTATGGGAGATGGATATGTGGGCACCGCCCAAGATGCAGTTCGGATCCGACGGCTAGAGAAACAGAGAGAAGCTGAACGTCGGAAAATCCAAGAGCTGAAAAGCAAGTCTGCCACCTCCAATGGCCAACCGGGTCTCCTCCAATTCGGCTCCAGCACTTCCGAG ATTCTTGAAACTGCTTTTAAGAAAGAAACTGTTGGACTTGTCACCCGTGAAGAGTATGTTGAGAAG AGGGTTAATATTCAGAGTAAAATAGAGGAGGAAGAGAAGGAGAAGCTTCAGAAGCAAATACAAGAGGAGGAGGAGCTTCAATTACAAAAACGAAAAAAGAGGAAGATTAAGGGAAATTCGAGACTATCATTTTCCGAGGATATAGACAATGACGCTCAGGAAGAGGAGGAGCCACATCAAAGTAATAATATAGAAACAAATGGAGGAGTACGGTGTGGCAAGCTTGGTAAAGACCCCACTGTTGAAACTAGTTTTCTACCTGACAG TGAGCGAGAGGCTGAGGAGCAAGCTGAACGTGAAAGGCTGCGCAAACAGTGGCTCCGTGAGCAGGACCAAATTCGAA ATGAGCCTCTTCAAATCACATACAGCTATTGGGATGGAACTGGCCATAGGCGTGTCATCCAG GTACGCAAGGGTGACACCATCGGAGAGTTTCTTCGAGCAATCCAACAGCAACTTGCTCCTGAGTTCCGAGAGATTCGAACAACCTCGGTAGAAAATTTGCTTTATGTGAAAGAAGACCTTATCATTCCTCAT CAACACAGCTTCTATGATCTAATTGTGAACAAAGCGAGGGGCAAAAGTGGACCG ctttttcattttgatgTGCATGAAGATGTACGTACAATTGCTGATGCCACTATAGAGAAGGACGAG TCTCATGCTGGAAAAGTTGTAGAAAGACACTGGTATGAGAAGAACAAGCATATATTTCCCGCTTCAAGATGGGAG ATTTATGATCCAACAAAGAAATGGGAACGTTATACAATCCATGGGGATTAA
- the LOC11411156 gene encoding 40S ribosomal protein S15-4: MADVEVDAAAAAAGVPKKRTFKKFSFRGVDLDALLDMSTDELVKLFSARARRRFQRGLTRKPMALIKKLRKAKREAPPGEKPEPVRTHLRNMIIVPEMIGSIIGVYNGKTFNQVEIKPEMIGHYLAEFSISYKPVKHGRPGIGATHSSRFIPLK; the protein is encoded by the exons ATG GCAGACGTTGAGGTAGATGCAGCAGCAGCCGCCGCCGGAGTACCGAAGAAGAGAACATTCAAGAAGTTCAGTTTCAGAGGAGTTGATTTGGATGCACTTCTTGACATGTCCACTGATGAGCTTGTTAAGCTCTTCAGTGCTCGTGCTCGTAGAAGGTTCCAGAGAGGTCTCACTCGTAAGCCCATGGCTCTCATCAAAAAGCTTCGCAAAGCG AAAAGGGAGGCACCACCTGGTGAGAAGCCAGAACCTGTTAGGACCCATCTTCGTAACATGATCATTGTACCTGAGATGATTGGGAGCATTATTGGAGTGTACAATGGGAAGACCTTTAACCAGGTTGAAATCAAACCTGAGATGATCGGTCATTACCTTGCTGAATTCTCAATTTCATACAAGCCTGTTAAGCACGGTAGACCTGGTATTGGTGCTACTCACTCCTCCAGGTTCATTCCTCTcaagtga